The DNA segment ATGGCAGGCTGCTCGACGGTCTCGCCATCGAGCGCAGCCTGGTGGCCGAGCTGCGCGGCTCGGCGGACCTCGTGATCGACACCTCGACGCTGAACGTCCACGACCTGCGCCGCAAGGTGGACGCCGCGTTCCACGACGTCGAGCGGATCCAGTTGCGCGCCACCGTCATCTCGTTCGGCTTCAAGTACGGCATCCCGGTCGACGCCGACCTGGTGGCCGACGTCCGCTTCCTGCCCAACCCGCACTGGGTCCCGCAGTTGCGGCCCCACACCGGCCTGGACGCCGACGTCAACGACTACGTCCTCGACGACCCGGCTGCCCGGATGTTCCTGGACCGGTACACGCAACTGCTCGACCTCGTCGCCGACGGCTATCTGCGGGAAGGCAAGCGGTACGTGACCGTCGCCGTCGGGTGCACCGGTGGCAAGCACCGCAGCGTCGCGATGGCCGAGAACCTCGCCGTACGGCTGGTCAAGGCCGGCGTGGAAACGCTGGTGCTGCACCGCGATCTGGGGACGGAGTGAGCGCGCGGACCCACCGCGACGCGCCTGGCTCGGGACCCCGTGTCGTGGCGCTCGGCGGCGGGCACGGCCTCGCGGTCAGTCTGCGGGCGCTGCGCCGCGTCACCGACCGGCTGACCGCCGTGGTCGGCGTCGCCGACAACGGCGGTTCCAGCGGCCGGCTGCGCGAGGAGTTCGGGGTGCTGCCCCCAGGCGACCTGCGGATGGCGCTGGCGGCGCTGTGCGGCGACGACTCGTGGGGGCGGACCTGGGCCCGCGTCGTGCAGCACCGGTTCACCGGTGACGGCGACCTCGCCGGCCAT comes from the Actinomycetota bacterium genome and includes:
- the rapZ gene encoding RNase adapter RapZ, which gives rise to MSGAGRSTAARALEDLGWFVVDNLPPSMLTTLVDLMATRSDVARLAVVVDARGGVFFDALQHALDGVRARQVDLRILFLEAADEVLVRRFESSRRPHPLQGNGRLLDGLAIERSLVAELRGSADLVIDTSTLNVHDLRRKVDAAFHDVERIQLRATVISFGFKYGIPVDADLVADVRFLPNPHWVPQLRPHTGLDADVNDYVLDDPAARMFLDRYTQLLDLVADGYLREGKRYVTVAVGCTGGKHRSVAMAENLAVRLVKAGVETLVLHRDLGTE